In the Paenibacillus sp. FSL H7-0357 genome, one interval contains:
- a CDS encoding YheC/YheD family endospore coat-associated protein: MNSRIPDPSKPVIAILTTSDRVKQFRGNRNNFRDIIRTGREMGFLVYVVTTRDLKLEERTVNGYVPSPSGKLWYSIPVPLPQVIYNRISNREEEEKAPVARKIAECLEHDHIKLYNPRFFNKWDLFEWLKASRATSKHVPKTRRLRSANTLIAMLSTHDSLYLKPESGKAGKGIMRLKYREDVSLPYRLQIQSGKKNATYKAASMDRLWARINKEKKQSRYIVQQAIQLATHHGRPFDLRVLLQKNSRGGWAVTGIGARLAGARSITTHVPRGGSIEEPATMLEGTFGPERAAAILKNVPTTALLIARQIERASEMMLGEMSMDLGVDEAGDLWFFEANSRPMKFDEPAIRKLSLERIFQYSQHLARMNK, from the coding sequence GTGAACAGCCGAATCCCTGACCCGAGCAAACCCGTAATAGCTATACTAACGACCAGTGACAGAGTAAAGCAATTTCGCGGCAACCGCAATAACTTCCGCGACATCATCCGCACCGGCAGAGAAATGGGCTTTCTTGTGTACGTTGTGACTACGCGTGATTTAAAGCTGGAGGAGCGGACGGTGAACGGCTACGTCCCTTCCCCCAGCGGCAAGCTGTGGTACAGCATTCCTGTCCCGCTGCCGCAGGTCATTTATAACCGGATTTCCAATCGTGAAGAAGAAGAAAAAGCACCAGTCGCCCGCAAAATTGCCGAGTGCCTGGAGCATGACCATATCAAGCTCTACAACCCGAGGTTTTTTAATAAATGGGATTTGTTTGAATGGCTGAAGGCATCGCGCGCAACCTCGAAGCATGTGCCAAAAACTAGACGGCTGCGCAGCGCAAATACCCTTATCGCCATGCTGAGTACTCATGACAGCCTCTACCTGAAGCCGGAAAGCGGCAAAGCCGGCAAGGGGATTATGCGGCTTAAATACCGCGAGGATGTAAGCCTGCCCTATCGGCTGCAGATACAGAGCGGCAAAAAGAACGCGACCTACAAAGCGGCCTCCATGGACCGCTTGTGGGCACGGATCAACAAGGAAAAAAAACAATCCCGTTATATTGTGCAGCAAGCCATTCAGCTCGCAACACACCACGGGCGGCCTTTCGATCTGCGGGTCCTCCTGCAGAAGAATAGCCGGGGAGGCTGGGCAGTGACCGGAATCGGTGCAAGGCTGGCCGGCGCCAGGAGCATTACAACCCATGTGCCGCGCGGCGGCAGCATTGAAGAGCCGGCAACCATGCTGGAAGGAACCTTCGGTCCAGAAAGGGCCGCAGCTATTCTCAAGAATGTCCCCACCACCGCGCTGCTGATTGCCCGCCAGATTGAACGGGCCTCCGAAATGATGCTGGGTGAGATGTCCATGGATCTTGGTGTCGATGAGGCCGGTGACCTGTGGTTCTTCGAGGCCAACTCACGGCCGATGAAATTCGACGAACCGGCCATCCGCAAGCTGTCCCTGGAGCGGATTTTTCAGTACAGCCAGCATTTGGCCCGCATGAACAAGTAG
- a CDS encoding YheC/YheD family endospore coat-associated protein — MGLTFCNVHFTKQPQRVVYVSGELMKSLKLTGKKNIRLRLGKDAIPATIKPIKRAGKHLFLATGVKSAIKVPKSGGVYLRNLQDEVQLGPLVGVLSDGPGSSASPFGSRTGFIKQLLREGSNRCYIFAFMPRDIDWQQEQVNGFFLNASGKFERKVVPLPDVVYNRLPSRRAEVSPYINQLRERFARKRIPYFNWSFFNKSDIYRLLENDGAANRYVPETHSNPNPDKMREMLERHHFVYYKPSAGSLGHGIYRLTYLPKKGYFARYRKSGKNVLLRFTNFDSLMRMLRARHGQSLSNYVVQQGIRLIEIDSCPIDFRFHMHKNGSNQWVVVGIGAKKAGRGSVTTHLKNGGALLTPQQALGRVFGARADEVLQRAKITAVKLAESLETQHHHLLGEIGFDLGIDQDEDIWMFEANAKPGRSIFRHPSLRAEGKASIEHILEHCLYLSKFRRRDDL; from the coding sequence ATGGGTCTCACTTTTTGCAATGTGCATTTCACCAAGCAGCCCCAAAGAGTTGTCTACGTCTCGGGTGAACTGATGAAAAGCCTGAAACTAACCGGCAAGAAAAATATCCGCCTGCGGCTCGGAAAAGATGCCATTCCGGCAACGATCAAGCCGATCAAACGTGCCGGCAAGCATCTGTTCCTCGCCACTGGAGTAAAGAGTGCAATCAAGGTCCCCAAATCAGGCGGCGTCTATCTGCGCAACCTGCAGGATGAAGTACAGCTTGGACCGCTGGTCGGTGTATTGTCCGACGGCCCCGGGTCCTCGGCGAGCCCCTTCGGGTCCCGCACCGGCTTTATTAAGCAGCTCCTGCGGGAAGGCAGCAACAGATGTTATATTTTCGCCTTCATGCCGCGTGACATCGACTGGCAGCAGGAGCAGGTGAACGGCTTCTTCCTGAATGCCAGCGGCAAATTCGAACGCAAAGTAGTACCGCTGCCGGATGTCGTATATAACCGTCTGCCCAGCCGCAGAGCAGAGGTGTCCCCCTATATCAACCAGTTGCGTGAACGGTTTGCGCGCAAGAGAATTCCGTATTTCAACTGGAGCTTCTTCAATAAATCAGATATCTACCGGCTGCTGGAAAATGACGGGGCAGCAAACCGTTATGTACCGGAAACGCACAGCAACCCAAATCCGGATAAAATGCGGGAGATGCTCGAACGGCATCACTTTGTCTACTACAAACCTTCCGCAGGCAGTCTGGGCCACGGAATCTACCGGCTCACCTACCTGCCGAAGAAAGGCTACTTCGCCCGGTACCGTAAGAGCGGTAAAAATGTGCTGCTGCGGTTTACCAACTTCGACAGCCTCATGCGCATGCTGCGCGCCCGCCATGGCCAAAGCCTGAGTAATTATGTGGTGCAGCAGGGTATCCGCCTGATCGAAATTGACTCCTGCCCCATTGACTTCCGCTTCCATATGCATAAGAACGGCAGCAATCAATGGGTGGTTGTAGGCATCGGAGCCAAAAAAGCCGGCAGAGGCAGTGTGACCACCCACTTGAAGAACGGGGGCGCCCTGCTCACACCGCAACAGGCCCTGGGCCGCGTATTCGGCGCCAGAGCGGATGAAGTGCTGCAACGGGCGAAAATAACCGCCGTTAAGCTGGCCGAGTCGCTGGAGACCCAGCACCACCATCTGCTTGGCGAAATCGGCTTTGACCTTGGAATTGACCAGGATGAAGATATCTGGATGTTCGAGGCTAACGCCAAACCGGGACGCTCGATCTTCCGCCATCCTTCCCTGCGCGCTGAGGGCAAAGCTTCCATTGAGCACATCCTGGAGCATTGCCTCTATCTCAGCAAATTCCGCAGGAGGGATGATCTGTGA
- a CDS encoding YheC/YheD family endospore coat-associated protein — MTETAMGFLGIMTGRRRGNPPIAEPEFCSQLCRVAPLYDLQVLIFHPEGVARDGQSIRGYIWNDGQWQPTLAAPPDILYNRCLYSSLQEKRSAASALAALSRSLPWSRGLPDKWSVYEILRRSRRASAWLPETRLYTGTGDLGTMLAEREDGVFLKPRSGTHGKRTIHAKRLSNNEGGRISLRGRDEANAPFEKGFRTLDEGLSWIHDFIGPRRYIIQPYLHLTGSGGQPFDVRVLMQKNGRGVWTLTGMAVRLGSRGSLTSNLHGGGTAVPAQPFLLAEYGKMGIELMEELAAASALLPPLLEESCGRLGELGLDFGIDEGGRIYLLEANSKPGRTVFRLTGDRRAAKLAAENPLRYARHLLLNSAANRKPSTRQFRYKRENDINGS, encoded by the coding sequence ATGACAGAGACAGCAATGGGGTTCCTTGGCATCATGACGGGCCGCCGCCGCGGGAATCCTCCCATCGCGGAACCTGAGTTCTGCAGTCAGTTATGCCGGGTAGCCCCGCTGTATGATCTGCAGGTGCTTATCTTTCACCCGGAGGGAGTTGCAAGAGACGGCCAATCCATACGCGGCTATATCTGGAATGACGGACAGTGGCAGCCTACCCTGGCAGCTCCGCCCGACATTCTGTATAACCGTTGTCTATACTCAAGCCTGCAGGAAAAAAGATCCGCCGCTTCCGCCCTGGCTGCCTTATCCCGGTCACTTCCCTGGTCGCGTGGATTGCCAGATAAATGGAGCGTCTATGAAATTTTGCGGCGCAGCCGCAGAGCTTCCGCATGGCTGCCCGAGACCAGACTTTACACCGGCACCGGTGATTTGGGCACGATGCTCGCAGAAAGAGAGGACGGCGTTTTTCTGAAGCCAAGGTCCGGCACCCATGGCAAACGCACAATCCATGCGAAGCGCCTAAGCAATAACGAGGGCGGGCGCATAAGCTTAAGAGGTCGTGATGAGGCAAATGCCCCCTTTGAGAAAGGTTTCCGCACGCTGGACGAAGGTCTGAGCTGGATCCATGACTTTATCGGCCCGCGCCGCTATATTATACAACCTTACCTTCATCTGACCGGCAGCGGAGGACAGCCGTTCGACGTGCGTGTACTAATGCAGAAGAACGGCAGAGGCGTCTGGACGCTTACCGGCATGGCCGTCCGGTTGGGCAGCCGCGGTTCGCTGACTTCGAACCTCCATGGCGGGGGAACAGCGGTTCCCGCCCAGCCCTTCCTGCTTGCAGAATACGGCAAGATGGGAATCGAGCTTATGGAGGAACTTGCAGCAGCCTCGGCTTTGCTGCCGCCGCTGTTGGAGGAATCATGCGGCAGGCTGGGAGAACTCGGCCTGGACTTCGGTATCGATGAAGGCGGCAGGATCTATCTGCTTGAAGCTAATTCCAAACCAGGGCGCACGGTGTTCCGGTTGACGGGCGACCGCCGGGCTGCTAAGCTCGCCGCCGAGAACCCCCTGCGCTATGCGCGTCATCTGCTGCTGAATTCAGCAGCAAACCGCAAGCCATCTACGCGGCAGTTCCGTTACAAACGGGAGAATGATATCAATGGTTCCTAA
- a CDS encoding YheC/YheD family endospore coat-associated protein yields MSKFKIPVHTVHSGILQENAVMLGEKSMKKLKIPAHGTIRLTFGSFRQEVTVIPVPKADSLRVNEALARKLGLRQRLSLNASYSSGSRTLRLGPLIGVLVSRDHPDRPERVFGPITLFCRELTNACHAQGAYVYFFTPEGLETHSSSIEGWVYDEGWRKLSLPIADVINNRLTTRKVENKPSVQHFLADVKSRYGTHFFNEKFLDKTEVFEALAQDAALQRYLPESHALTGFAVLKKMCSSYPSVFLKPVRGSLGKGILRISKDEGGGYRLLSTTPLGTRKQVYPTLAKLFQSIAPKMKTTRYQIQQGLPLLELGRRPVDFRALVQKNGTGKWGVTSIVARTAGSNHFVSNLARGGTLSTVREAIGKSSLSTGTKESTQLQLPRAALAIARGVETYIPAHFGELGIDLALDQSGKIWLLEVNSKPSKNDNTPLSDVKIRPSVKQMILYCRYLAGL; encoded by the coding sequence ATGTCCAAATTCAAGATCCCGGTCCACACGGTCCACTCGGGCATCCTGCAGGAAAACGCTGTAATGCTTGGCGAAAAATCCATGAAAAAGCTCAAAATACCCGCACACGGAACGATCCGGCTCACGTTCGGCTCTTTCCGGCAGGAGGTCACCGTCATTCCGGTTCCCAAAGCCGACAGTCTGCGCGTAAACGAAGCGCTGGCACGGAAACTCGGACTGCGGCAACGGCTTTCACTGAACGCTTCATACAGCTCCGGCAGCCGCACCTTGCGGCTCGGACCGCTGATTGGAGTTCTGGTGAGCCGGGACCATCCGGACCGGCCCGAAAGGGTATTCGGCCCGATCACCCTGTTCTGCCGGGAGCTTACTAATGCCTGCCATGCACAAGGCGCCTATGTATATTTCTTTACCCCGGAAGGGCTGGAAACACACAGCTCCTCCATTGAGGGCTGGGTATACGACGAGGGATGGCGGAAGCTGAGTCTGCCTATTGCCGATGTGATTAACAATCGGCTTACGACTCGAAAGGTGGAGAATAAACCTAGCGTACAGCATTTTTTGGCGGATGTAAAATCCCGCTACGGAACTCATTTCTTCAATGAAAAGTTCCTTGACAAGACTGAGGTGTTCGAAGCACTGGCACAGGATGCCGCCCTGCAGCGGTATTTGCCGGAATCGCATGCCTTAACCGGCTTCGCCGTATTAAAAAAAATGTGTAGCAGCTATCCCAGTGTCTTCCTGAAGCCGGTACGCGGCAGCCTTGGAAAAGGCATTCTCCGCATTTCCAAAGATGAGGGAGGCGGCTACCGGCTGCTGTCCACGACACCGCTTGGCACGCGTAAACAAGTCTATCCGACCTTGGCGAAGTTATTTCAATCCATTGCGCCCAAGATGAAAACCACCCGCTACCAGATTCAGCAGGGGCTCCCTCTACTAGAGCTTGGACGGCGTCCGGTAGATTTCCGGGCACTCGTGCAGAAGAACGGCACCGGCAAGTGGGGTGTCACCTCAATCGTTGCCCGTACCGCCGGAAGCAACCATTTTGTCTCCAATCTGGCGCGGGGCGGCACGCTCAGCACCGTCCGCGAGGCCATCGGCAAGAGCAGCCTCTCGACCGGGACCAAAGAAAGCACACAGCTGCAGCTTCCACGGGCGGCTCTGGCGATAGCCAGGGGTGTGGAAACCTATATCCCCGCGCATTTCGGGGAGCTCGGCATTGACCTTGCCTTGGATCAGTCGGGAAAAATCTGGCTCCTGGAGGTCAACTCCAAACCGTCCAAAAACGACAACACGCCCCTCAGTGATGTGAAAATCAGACCGTCCGTCAAACAGATGATTCTATATTGCCGCTACTTGGCCGGGTTATAA
- a CDS encoding YlbF family regulator encodes MNVIDKAHELARAIKESTEFSDISSAMKVIEADPESKRMLDSFRQSQIELQQRMMSGEMPPQEEMEKMEKLFEVLNLNLGIRRLFDAERRLSVVIEDVNKIITDSLSQMYGGQ; translated from the coding sequence ATGAACGTAATTGACAAGGCGCATGAACTGGCGAGAGCCATTAAGGAAAGTACAGAGTTTTCGGATATTTCCAGCGCTATGAAGGTAATTGAGGCCGATCCGGAAAGCAAACGGATGCTCGACAGCTTCCGGCAGAGCCAGATTGAGCTGCAGCAGCGCATGATGAGCGGGGAGATGCCTCCACAGGAAGAAATGGAGAAGATGGAGAAGCTGTTCGAGGTGCTGAACCTGAATCTGGGCATCCGTCGCCTGTTTGATGCGGAACGCCGCCTAAGTGTCGTTATCGAGGACGTGAACAAAATCATCACTGACAGCCTGTCGCAAATGTACGGCGGTCAATAA
- a CDS encoding DRTGG domain-containing protein: protein MEGQGDNITKHEQLLQHIEGLKVGTKISVRKLAKEMAVSEGTAYRAVKEAENLGIVITKERIGTVRVEKKPRNISDQLTFGDVVDIVEGHVLGGVNGLNKHLHKYVIGAMKVDAMIRYIDADSLLIVGNRDDVHSLALEQGAGVLVTGGFGTSREVKALADELDLPVISSRHDTFTVASMINRAIFDRLIKKKIMLVEDIVDNKPRLNTLKVTSTVGELRMLSQTSGELRFPVTDEWNRVIGIVGRRDVEEFSEEHSIEKAMIRSPVTAALQTSLASAAQIMMWEGIDFLPIVDRNRKLVGSLTRREVLQSLRDVSNQPQLGETFDHLIWNGFAEERDEEGKLFFHGFITPQMATDLGTISEGVLSTLMTLSAFKAAKDITGNDYVLDNMSTYFIRPVQIEHSVIVLPRLLEISRRTCKLEIEISHNDTIVAKAVLMLQSIDHG, encoded by the coding sequence TTGGAGGGTCAAGGCGATAACATTACAAAACATGAACAGCTGCTCCAGCACATTGAAGGCCTTAAGGTTGGCACCAAAATTTCCGTCCGCAAGCTGGCTAAGGAAATGGCGGTCAGCGAAGGTACGGCTTACCGTGCAGTGAAAGAGGCCGAGAATCTCGGCATTGTCATTACGAAGGAGCGCATCGGTACTGTCCGCGTTGAGAAGAAGCCGCGGAATATTTCCGATCAGCTTACCTTCGGGGATGTAGTGGATATTGTGGAAGGACATGTGCTCGGCGGAGTGAACGGCCTGAATAAGCATCTCCATAAATATGTCATCGGCGCGATGAAGGTTGACGCTATGATCCGTTATATCGACGCTGACAGCCTGCTGATTGTGGGTAACCGTGATGATGTGCATTCGCTTGCGCTGGAGCAGGGTGCAGGCGTGCTTGTGACGGGGGGCTTCGGGACAAGCCGTGAGGTCAAAGCGCTTGCTGACGAGCTGGACCTGCCGGTGATCTCTTCAAGGCATGATACGTTTACTGTGGCCTCCATGATTAACCGGGCCATATTTGACAGGCTGATTAAGAAAAAGATCATGCTGGTTGAAGATATCGTGGATAACAAGCCGCGGCTGAACACCCTGAAAGTCACAAGCACCGTCGGGGAATTGCGGATGCTGTCACAGACCAGCGGCGAACTGCGTTTCCCGGTTACAGATGAATGGAACCGGGTTATCGGCATCGTCGGCCGCAGGGATGTGGAGGAGTTCAGTGAGGAGCACAGCATTGAGAAGGCGATGATTCGCAGCCCTGTCACAGCTGCCCTGCAGACGTCGCTGGCCTCGGCGGCGCAGATCATGATGTGGGAGGGCATTGACTTCCTGCCCATCGTGGACCGCAACCGCAAGCTTGTAGGCTCGCTGACCCGCAGGGAGGTACTGCAGAGCCTGCGTGACGTCAGCAATCAGCCGCAGCTCGGGGAGACTTTCGACCACCTGATTTGGAACGGCTTTGCCGAGGAGCGGGACGAGGAAGGAAAGCTGTTCTTCCACGGCTTCATCACACCGCAAATGGCGACGGATCTGGGTACAATCTCCGAAGGCGTGTTATCCACGCTGATGACGCTTTCCGCATTCAAGGCGGCTAAGGACATCACCGGGAACGACTACGTGCTGGACAATATGTCAACATATTTTATCCGCCCGGTGCAGATTGAGCATTCGGTTATCGTCTTGCCGAGGCTGCTGGAGATCAGCCGCCGGACCTGCAAGCTGGAAATTGAGATCTCCCACAATGACACAATAGTTGCCAAAGCGGTGCTGATGCTGCAGTCGATCGACCACGGCTGA
- a CDS encoding YtpI family protein: protein MILLIKYVLFVLLVICMIGAAVYSLSSRRAPDPMEKGRKRAIMNVLLGAMLVTLSLMSMFLFRGSTVNVIVEAVFLVIGAFNIFSGLRSHGYYSRNRNENHFTRH, encoded by the coding sequence ATGATTCTGCTCATCAAGTACGTGCTGTTTGTCCTGCTGGTGATTTGTATGATCGGTGCCGCCGTGTACAGCTTATCCTCGCGCAGAGCGCCAGATCCGATGGAAAAAGGCCGCAAGCGCGCTATTATGAATGTGCTGCTCGGCGCCATGCTGGTGACGCTGTCGCTGATGTCGATGTTTCTCTTCCGCGGTTCCACGGTCAATGTCATTGTGGAGGCGGTTTTCCTGGTGATCGGCGCCTTCAACATTTTCTCCGGACTGCGCAGCCACGGATACTACAGCCGGAACAGGAATGAAAATCATTTTACCCGCCATTAG
- a CDS encoding YtrH family sporulation protein — MNVFLSKAVLDFFIACGIVLGGAMLGGIGAVVSLQPPTQTMLDIADRIKIWALAAAVGGTIDPMRVIESNMLGGNLSPAIKQILYLVFAFLGAHMGSELVKWVCGKG; from the coding sequence ATGAACGTGTTTTTGAGCAAAGCCGTCCTAGACTTCTTTATTGCCTGCGGCATCGTACTGGGTGGAGCCATGCTGGGCGGAATCGGTGCGGTTGTCTCCCTGCAGCCGCCTACACAGACTATGCTGGATATCGCGGACCGGATTAAAATCTGGGCGCTTGCCGCCGCTGTAGGCGGAACGATTGACCCGATGCGGGTCATTGAGAGCAACATGCTGGGAGGCAACCTCTCCCCCGCCATCAAGCAAATTCTCTATCTAGTATTTGCCTTCCTGGGCGCTCATATGGGCAGCGAGCTGGTCAAATGGGTGTGCGGCAAGGGGTGA